One genomic window of Pelotomaculum isophthalicicum JI includes the following:
- a CDS encoding ATP-dependent DNA helicase produces the protein MVEINRYMSQVERLKRAELDLLTPEPKKTPALISIPEYNHEIQSLDVFEPVSFSRASLIKQIKNVFNSKVKPNLRNYIERPGQIELSSRIAEALKKDSILLAEAGVGTGKSFSYLVPITMGLVRGPIVISTKTIILQDQLYRKDTRFFIKLSPHILPFLAKGQYHFLCKDRYRKATFPKSVNKEIIKMLDNWVQKNTYGDRSDAPSMNDELWESINVEDCSRKECNYFDSCGFIRYKESRRNWNNIIICNHDLLVVDLMLRARGENGLWKMPGAIIIDEAHGLADSCRQELSQEISIHAIEKLLKKASKNKLIASVVDSNFGKIQMILSDFFTCVQKYAKHINENPRFLIANSNEIIEKGTHLAEGIARVASQMDLASGLVHEDEKMDREIERLTRPIELLREKLFQWTQNPNDYFLAGQFQNKDIIITIAPVSVSPFLSKHLWIQKIPLILTSGTISVEGDFSFIKNELGLSNNWRVTEYAGQTSLTGEEKVGYYFPWDLPKPKKDQDDFTEAAAARIAELLKITNGRALVLFTSHDRMEKVFCHLYRRNDLPWTILKQGQDSVKNLLNQFRDEETSILLATGSFWEGVDIVGPSLSMVIMDKLPFPSPDPLIKTLVRREKEAGRKPLDTVIFPEMLLRLKQGAGRLLRNEDDWGIISVLDVRIANYHQLVNKALPPGVFFDDLTKLKKWYEGKRKSFLAG, from the coding sequence TTGGTAGAAATCAATAGATATATGTCTCAAGTGGAGCGCCTTAAACGAGCTGAACTAGATTTATTAACCCCAGAGCCCAAAAAAACTCCTGCATTAATATCTATACCGGAATACAACCATGAAATTCAGTCGCTTGACGTATTTGAACCTGTAAGTTTTAGTAGGGCATCTTTAATTAAACAAATTAAAAACGTTTTTAATAGCAAGGTAAAACCAAATTTACGTAATTATATTGAAAGACCTGGACAGATTGAATTATCAAGCAGAATTGCCGAAGCTTTAAAAAAAGACTCCATTCTATTGGCAGAAGCGGGTGTGGGCACTGGTAAATCTTTTTCTTACCTTGTGCCTATTACAATGGGCCTAGTAAGAGGGCCAATAGTGATAAGTACAAAAACGATAATCTTACAGGATCAGTTATACAGAAAAGACACCCGATTTTTTATAAAGCTATCACCCCACATATTACCCTTCCTCGCTAAAGGGCAATACCATTTTTTATGTAAAGATCGTTATAGAAAGGCGACATTCCCTAAGTCCGTTAATAAAGAAATTATTAAAATGTTAGATAATTGGGTTCAAAAAAATACTTATGGTGATCGCTCTGACGCTCCCTCTATGAATGATGAATTATGGGAAAGTATAAACGTTGAGGACTGCAGCAGAAAAGAATGTAATTATTTTGATTCATGCGGATTTATCCGCTATAAGGAAAGCCGGAGAAACTGGAATAATATCATTATCTGCAACCATGACCTACTGGTGGTTGATCTTATGCTGCGTGCAAGAGGAGAAAACGGTCTTTGGAAAATGCCCGGCGCGATAATTATTGATGAAGCCCACGGTTTAGCCGATTCATGCCGACAGGAGTTATCCCAAGAAATTAGTATACATGCTATAGAAAAATTATTAAAAAAAGCGTCAAAAAACAAACTGATTGCTTCTGTTGTCGACAGCAACTTTGGAAAGATTCAGATGATATTATCTGATTTTTTTACTTGCGTTCAGAAATACGCCAAGCATATAAATGAGAACCCTCGTTTTTTAATAGCTAATTCGAATGAAATAATTGAAAAAGGCACACATCTCGCCGAAGGTATAGCTAGAGTTGCTTCACAGATGGATTTGGCTTCGGGTTTGGTTCATGAAGATGAAAAGATGGACCGTGAAATCGAGCGGCTAACACGACCGATCGAGTTATTAAGGGAAAAATTGTTTCAATGGACGCAAAATCCTAATGATTATTTCCTCGCTGGCCAGTTTCAAAATAAAGATATTATTATAACAATAGCACCCGTCAGTGTTAGTCCTTTTTTATCAAAACACCTATGGATACAAAAAATACCGTTGATACTCACGTCAGGTACAATATCCGTAGAAGGTGATTTTAGTTTTATTAAGAATGAACTTGGTTTGTCTAACAACTGGAGAGTAACCGAATATGCTGGTCAGACATCTTTAACAGGGGAAGAAAAAGTTGGCTATTATTTCCCATGGGATTTACCTAAACCGAAAAAGGATCAAGACGATTTTACCGAGGCGGCAGCAGCACGAATTGCCGAATTACTTAAGATTACTAATGGGAGAGCCTTGGTGTTATTTACCTCCCATGACCGCATGGAAAAAGTGTTTTGCCATTTATACCGCAGGAACGATTTACCTTGGACTATACTTAAACAGGGTCAGGACAGTGTAAAGAACCTCTTAAATCAATTTCGTGATGAAGAGACTAGTATATTGCTCGCGACGGGTAGTTTTTGGGAGGGGGTTGATATTGTTGGCCCCTCTCTCTCGATGGTTATAATGGATAAGCTTCCATTCCCATCTCCTGATCCCCTAATAAAGACACTTGTTCGCAGGGAAAAAGAAGCTGGACGAAAACCCCTAGATACAGTCATATTTCCAGAAATGCTTCTTCGGTTAAAACAGGGGGCTGGGAGGTTATTGCGGAATGAAGACGATTGGGGTATTATTTCGGTTCTTGACGTCAGGATAGCTAACTATCATCAATTGGTTAATAAAGCTCTTCCACCTGGTGTTTTCTTTGATGATCTCACAAAACTAAAAAAATGGTACGAAGGGAAAAGAAAAAGTTTCTTAGCTGGTTAG
- a CDS encoding helix-turn-helix domain-containing protein, with translation MKRRVPTFSEIGARIRELREKHGMSQDQLATELGLSRPVVTKIEGGKKAINSLELRQIADILGVSTDLLMDIGEEDEETLVGRFRARQKSDDKMLVESVEQIEHIFKEILGQIKLWRQSNG, from the coding sequence ATGAAAAGGAGAGTACCGACGTTCTCTGAAATCGGCGCCAGGATCAGGGAATTGCGCGAAAAACATGGCATGTCCCAAGATCAATTAGCCACTGAACTAGGGCTTTCGCGACCTGTTGTGACCAAAATCGAAGGCGGCAAAAAAGCCATCAACAGCTTGGAACTTCGGCAAATTGCAGATATTTTGGGCGTCTCAACTGATCTATTGATGGATATAGGAGAAGAAGATGAGGAAACCCTTGTTGGACGTTTCCGCGCCAGGCAAAAAAGCGATGATAAGATGTTGGTGGAATCTGTGGAGCAAATAGAGCACATTTTCAAAGAAATATTGGGCCAGATAAAATTGTGGAGGCAGTCAAATGGCTAA
- a CDS encoding ImmA/IrrE family metallo-endopeptidase codes for MAKIGSKKRKELELIAQDRASELRRSWGLGIEPVSDIFELIERRIKNVIVLRYPAPSSDLSAFVSLSGDDCLVYINTTMPYGHQIFSAAHELSHILYDKEHLKLLVCRPGEDSEDEREVLADLFAGALLLPAEGVRHFYYSIFSSKHRVTYGTVMALQGTFKVSYAAMLYALLKNGIITPKIYGHLKKMGAKDNISQMQQLARRYGVMDLITPSCNKVIPKSLILALNSNYKEGLISFKKLSSVLALWDQEPEEMGFAYEDPV; via the coding sequence ATGGCTAAGATAGGCAGCAAAAAGAGAAAAGAACTGGAATTAATCGCACAGGATCGCGCCAGCGAACTACGCCGCTCGTGGGGCCTTGGCATTGAGCCAGTATCGGATATCTTTGAATTGATCGAACGCAGGATAAAGAACGTCATCGTACTGCGTTACCCCGCTCCAAGCTCTGATTTATCCGCATTTGTTTCGCTGAGCGGGGATGACTGTTTAGTTTATATCAACACGACTATGCCTTACGGTCATCAGATTTTTTCTGCTGCCCATGAACTCAGTCATATTCTCTATGACAAAGAACATCTGAAATTATTGGTTTGCCGGCCCGGCGAGGACTCGGAAGATGAAAGAGAAGTGTTGGCAGACCTGTTTGCCGGTGCCCTTTTATTGCCTGCCGAGGGTGTGCGCCACTTTTACTATTCGATATTTAGCTCCAAGCACCGTGTAACATACGGCACGGTCATGGCCCTACAGGGTACCTTCAAAGTCAGCTATGCAGCTATGCTATATGCATTATTGAAAAATGGAATCATTACACCAAAAATATACGGCCATTTAAAAAAAATGGGGGCTAAAGATAATATATCACAGATGCAGCAACTCGCCCGAAGGTACGGGGTGATGGACCTGATTACCCCGTCTTGTAACAAAGTCATTCCCAAGAGCCTGATTCTTGCCTTAAACTCAAACTATAAGGAGGGTCTAATCAGCTTTAAAAAATTAAGTAGTGTACTAGCACTCTGGGACCAAGAACCAGAAGAAATGGGATTTGCCTATGAAGATCCTGTCTAG
- a CDS encoding YcbK family protein, with the protein MVLVHPELLRKLEALRNVVGAPVYITSGYRCADHNKACGGVENSYHTFGMAADIYSDEKNVYELAEIAENVGFDGIGIYPGQGFVHVDVRGYQARWEG; encoded by the coding sequence ATGGTATTGGTTCACCCTGAACTTTTGCGCAAGCTTGAAGCCTTGCGCAATGTTGTGGGCGCTCCTGTTTACATCACTTCCGGCTACCGCTGCGCCGATCATAATAAGGCATGCGGGGGAGTTGAAAACTCCTACCATACTTTTGGAATGGCCGCCGATATTTATTCGGATGAAAAGAATGTTTATGAACTTGCTGAAATAGCGGAAAATGTGGGTTTTGACGGCATCGGTATTTACCCGGGTCAGGGTTTTGTGCATGTTGATGTAAGGGGATATCAGGCCAGGTGGGAAGGGTAA
- a CDS encoding YvrJ family protein, with protein MEDILKLTANYGFPMVVAGYLLVRLEPIIKDLQKSINSLTIVVAKQSGIEVEEISKIING; from the coding sequence GTGGAAGATATCTTAAAGCTCACAGCCAATTACGGTTTTCCGATGGTAGTAGCCGGATATTTGCTTGTAAGGCTGGAGCCGATTATCAAAGATTTGCAAAAGAGTATTAACTCGCTGACTATCGTAGTAGCTAAGCAAAGCGGGATCGAGGTAGAAGAAATCAGCAAAATTATCAATGGATAA
- a CDS encoding DUF2922 domain-containing protein, giving the protein MATTKTLRMGFKNMEGKTVTISLDNPKDDLTEATITTAMDLIIARNIFTSSGGDLVSKLDAKIIETTTTDLYTPA; this is encoded by the coding sequence TTGGCGACAACTAAAACCCTTCGAATGGGCTTTAAGAATATGGAAGGTAAAACCGTTACTATCAGCCTTGATAATCCAAAGGATGATCTTACTGAAGCAACGATCACAACCGCTATGGATCTGATCATCGCGAGAAACATTTTTACCTCTTCCGGTGGAGATTTGGTAAGTAAATTAGATGCGAAGATTATTGAAACAACCACTACGGACCTTTATACACCTGCTTAA
- a CDS encoding DUF1659 domain-containing protein: MAVNKVPNNSIIRLELRTGTSGSGNPILRDKSLNSVKSTASDQDIYDVATSLANLQNYPLNSISRVDNAQLVNV; encoded by the coding sequence ATGGCGGTAAATAAAGTCCCCAATAATTCCATCATTAGGCTCGAATTAAGAACTGGGACGAGTGGCAGCGGTAATCCGATATTACGGGATAAAAGTCTGAACAGCGTAAAATCGACCGCTTCGGATCAAGATATTTATGATGTGGCCACTTCCCTTGCCAATCTGCAGAACTACCCGCTAAACAGCATAAGCAGAGTGGATAACGCCCAATTGGTCAATGTTTAA
- a CDS encoding DUF1819 family protein — translation MQQYSAAFTSEWLLQNEMRIFLRLEREGKSPVEIRAQVIEENLFRMKRQNTIIAALKVINRRLRFLDPVLRRMFLENQRHDRLAVLLYSFLKSYRLPREFVLEILRHHWLNHKNRLPAGEVVSFFEYKGEQSQIVADWSPETKKKLRQVMLRFLTECGLLQSQNDYWLITPVLLGAELRAFVDTEPKYNDFTALMLNA, via the coding sequence TTGCAACAATATTCGGCTGCTTTTACGTCTGAGTGGTTGCTGCAAAACGAAATGAGAATTTTCCTGAGGCTCGAACGAGAAGGAAAGAGCCCGGTTGAAATACGAGCACAAGTGATAGAGGAAAACCTTTTTCGGATGAAGCGTCAAAACACTATCATCGCCGCGTTAAAAGTAATAAACCGCAGGCTGCGTTTCCTGGACCCGGTATTACGTCGGATGTTTTTAGAAAACCAGCGCCATGACCGGTTAGCCGTTTTGCTTTACTCCTTCCTAAAGAGTTACCGTTTGCCGCGTGAGTTTGTCCTGGAGATATTGCGCCATCACTGGCTGAACCATAAAAATCGTCTGCCCGCGGGCGAAGTAGTCAGTTTCTTTGAATATAAAGGAGAGCAAAGCCAAATAGTCGCCGACTGGTCGCCAGAAACCAAAAAGAAATTGCGGCAGGTCATGCTGCGTTTCCTGACCGAGTGCGGCCTGCTGCAGTCGCAAAACGATTACTGGCTTATTACCCCTGTACTGCTTGGCGCTGAATTACGGGCTTTTGTTGATACTGAGCCAAAATACAATGATTTTACAGCCCTTATGTTAAATGCTTAG
- a CDS encoding DUF1788 domain-containing protein, whose product MDELQKRMDHFTDYIQQPHFLEKKGLGNEIPYFIFDYAPEKELAVRSFIQYVKSRVKLKIIEINLYQLLLELYEQDVGIETLLEMEAGEGTAELFDALQPTLEGEKFAQAIAQKAQGADVLFLTGVGSIYPMMRSHNILNRLHQYMTDIPVVMFYPGNYNGSELSLFNIYKDDNYYRAFRIEPAK is encoded by the coding sequence GTGGATGAGCTGCAAAAACGGATGGATCATTTTACCGACTATATCCAGCAGCCGCATTTTCTCGAAAAGAAGGGACTGGGCAATGAAATTCCTTACTTTATATTCGATTACGCCCCCGAGAAAGAATTGGCCGTCCGTTCCTTTATCCAGTATGTCAAAAGCAGAGTGAAATTGAAAATCATTGAAATAAACCTATATCAGTTGCTTCTGGAGCTGTATGAGCAGGACGTGGGTATCGAAACACTGCTGGAAATGGAAGCCGGGGAAGGGACAGCCGAGCTTTTTGACGCGCTTCAGCCGACGCTGGAAGGCGAAAAATTTGCTCAGGCAATTGCCCAAAAGGCTCAGGGCGCGGATGTCCTGTTTCTCACCGGTGTAGGCAGCATTTACCCGATGATGCGCTCCCATAACATTTTAAATCGCCTGCACCAGTATATGACGGACATACCGGTGGTCATGTTCTACCCGGGGAATTATAACGGCTCGGAACTTAGCCTGTTTAACATTTATAAGGACGATAACTACTACCGCGCTTTTCGCATCGAGCCTGCCAAATAG
- the brxC gene encoding BREX system P-loop protein BrxC, with amino-acid sequence MKIKDLFQKSIRRNINGVIQAGQLDEESIYTELDEYVVTDELAGNLETFYSHYAAALSEPTSKMGVWISGFFGSGKSHLLKILSYLLSNCTVKGKRAVDFFRDKDIRPELLNLIFTAASVESDALLFNIDSKSATGSKNEKQKIVDVFLKVFNEHLGYSSMAWIAGIERHLEREGRYGEFKAAFAQNSGKSWEESRDYILLKQKDFFRAMQAIGYDEEASKTFLKGMKDTFEITSEDLAKLIAGYCRKRGKDYRLVFLVDEIGQYIGDNRELMLNLQTVVEDLGNYAQGRVWVIVTSQEKIDAVTKVRGEDFSKIQGRFSTRLNLSSANTDEVIKRRLLAKTEVAGQTLQLDYEVREQSLRNMLSFDGNTGALRSGYKSAADFVAGYPFVPYQFDLLQKVFDKIRIQGEAGKHLSRGERSLLNAFQEVALLLGEEDTGRLATFAQFYGTLESFLDTSVKSTIRKAKDKDGIAPFDLDVLRTLYMIKGIEGFPASLENITTLLLNSVDAIKNEIERQVSRALDKLIRHVLIQQNADQTYTFLSDEEQEINQEIKNTTLDQAKVLQDMTKVFFNEIYPQTRYRHASGRDFDFNRRFDSYTLGVAQHPLTLQLYSEPIPEMEAMLKATNGVLVVRLPEDGPNFSEPFEYAVKIAGYLNRKSSVNLTKTQERVIEQKRGEISEFEGIGREALKEASRRATFYIEGQSYTFNGEPAAQIDRAFEILVRNTFTKHHYIDHKIELKNAAQQIKEWATKGIQQRLDGTLPNQLALDEVMRYLEEQQGKYARPTMKAIVERFTGVPYGWTDWDLAGIVTILLYEGKVKLSYLGERFNTTHPEFVSRLTKTTEREKVVVELEVAIPTDVRKKLSGIMREYFGRQTLGDTYEEVAGVIRARVEEQMQAPLREIQQRRRQESLEFPYPGSSDILHLERTVEALLSRKDDEQLIKELFDLEDQLDEWFDQLEDLKSFYLGKAIEHFDGAVKALRQRKTDLQSAVGNIELQTIKHEIETILRHKEPYKQISQLPILLQRLNDGLRQVLDEQRRTYMPELESIQSVVADMTEQYSADPEIESIIKQGQNNIDQQIRQYRETDSITQLIAVPTLAKNALEQIKSQIQYTLQKRKPKPSAGDTPVKSKKVLSGLDLLTLALTAPVVEIENEEELNKVIEGLRNQLRQLMKDNILVLRR; translated from the coding sequence TTGAAAATTAAAGACTTATTCCAGAAAAGTATCCGGCGGAATATCAATGGAGTGATCCAGGCCGGACAGCTCGACGAAGAATCCATTTACACGGAATTGGACGAGTATGTCGTTACCGATGAACTGGCAGGTAATTTAGAAACTTTTTATAGCCATTATGCGGCCGCGCTGAGCGAGCCGACAAGCAAAATGGGCGTGTGGATTTCCGGGTTCTTTGGTTCCGGTAAATCTCATTTGCTAAAAATATTATCTTATCTATTAAGCAACTGTACTGTAAAAGGCAAAAGGGCGGTAGATTTTTTTCGGGACAAAGACATCCGCCCGGAATTGCTTAATCTTATCTTTACCGCTGCCTCTGTGGAAAGCGACGCGCTGCTGTTTAACATCGACTCTAAAAGCGCCACCGGCTCGAAGAATGAAAAGCAGAAAATCGTTGATGTTTTCCTGAAAGTTTTTAACGAGCACCTGGGTTACTCCAGCATGGCCTGGATCGCCGGGATCGAGCGCCATCTGGAACGGGAAGGCCGGTACGGGGAGTTTAAAGCCGCCTTTGCCCAAAATAGCGGCAAGTCATGGGAAGAGTCCCGCGACTATATCTTGCTTAAACAAAAAGATTTCTTCCGGGCCATGCAGGCTATCGGCTATGATGAGGAGGCGTCTAAAACTTTCCTGAAAGGGATGAAAGACACCTTTGAAATAACTTCCGAAGACCTGGCCAAACTCATCGCCGGTTACTGCCGGAAGCGGGGAAAAGACTACCGCCTGGTTTTCCTGGTGGATGAAATCGGCCAGTACATCGGCGATAACCGGGAACTCATGCTCAACCTGCAGACCGTTGTGGAAGACCTGGGTAACTATGCGCAAGGCCGGGTCTGGGTGATAGTCACTTCCCAGGAGAAAATCGACGCCGTGACCAAAGTGCGCGGGGAGGATTTCTCCAAGATCCAGGGACGGTTCTCCACCCGCTTGAACCTTTCCAGCGCCAACACGGACGAGGTCATCAAACGGCGCCTGCTGGCCAAAACAGAGGTGGCCGGACAAACCCTGCAGCTTGATTACGAGGTTAGGGAGCAATCCCTGCGCAATATGCTGTCCTTCGACGGCAATACCGGCGCCTTGCGCTCGGGCTACAAGTCTGCCGCAGACTTTGTTGCCGGCTACCCCTTTGTGCCCTATCAGTTCGACCTCCTGCAAAAAGTATTTGATAAAATCCGCATCCAGGGCGAGGCCGGCAAACACCTGTCCCGTGGTGAGCGCTCACTTTTAAACGCCTTTCAGGAAGTAGCGCTTTTGCTGGGAGAAGAGGATACCGGCCGCCTGGCCACCTTCGCCCAGTTTTATGGAACGCTGGAAAGCTTTCTGGATACCTCGGTCAAGAGCACGATCCGCAAGGCTAAAGACAAGGACGGAATAGCGCCCTTTGATCTCGATGTGCTGCGGACTCTCTATATGATTAAAGGCATCGAGGGCTTTCCGGCCAGTCTGGAGAACATCACCACGCTGCTTCTTAATAGTGTGGACGCGATTAAAAACGAAATAGAACGGCAGGTTTCACGGGCGCTGGATAAGTTGATCCGTCATGTGCTTATTCAGCAGAATGCCGATCAGACATACACCTTCCTGAGTGATGAAGAGCAGGAGATCAACCAGGAGATCAAAAACACTACCCTTGACCAGGCCAAAGTTTTGCAAGACATGACCAAAGTATTTTTTAACGAGATCTACCCGCAGACACGCTACCGCCACGCGAGCGGCCGCGATTTTGACTTTAACCGGCGGTTTGACAGCTATACCCTGGGAGTGGCCCAGCATCCCCTGACCCTGCAGTTGTACTCGGAACCCATCCCGGAGATGGAAGCCATGCTTAAGGCCACCAACGGAGTCCTGGTCGTGCGCCTGCCGGAAGACGGGCCCAATTTTAGCGAGCCCTTTGAATACGCCGTTAAAATCGCCGGCTATCTAAACCGCAAAAGTTCGGTAAACCTGACCAAAACTCAGGAAAGAGTTATTGAGCAGAAGCGCGGTGAGATCAGTGAATTTGAGGGAATAGGCCGGGAAGCGCTAAAAGAAGCGAGCCGCCGGGCCACGTTTTACATTGAGGGGCAATCATACACCTTTAACGGTGAACCGGCGGCGCAGATTGACCGGGCCTTTGAGATCCTGGTACGTAATACCTTTACCAAGCATCATTATATCGATCATAAAATTGAATTGAAAAACGCCGCCCAGCAGATTAAAGAATGGGCGACAAAAGGCATTCAACAGCGTCTTGACGGAACGCTGCCCAATCAGTTGGCCCTGGATGAAGTCATGCGCTACCTGGAAGAACAGCAAGGAAAATATGCGCGTCCGACCATGAAGGCCATTGTGGAGCGTTTTACGGGCGTCCCTTACGGCTGGACGGACTGGGACCTGGCCGGCATCGTTACAATATTGCTATATGAAGGAAAGGTTAAGCTGTCCTATCTGGGTGAGCGGTTTAATACTACTCATCCCGAATTCGTTTCCCGCCTGACCAAGACCACCGAGCGGGAAAAGGTCGTTGTGGAACTTGAGGTGGCGATTCCCACCGATGTTCGCAAAAAATTAAGCGGCATCATGCGTGAATACTTTGGCCGGCAAACTTTGGGGGACACCTATGAAGAAGTGGCTGGTGTGATTCGCGCCAGGGTGGAGGAGCAGATGCAGGCGCCCCTCCGGGAAATCCAGCAGCGGCGGCGGCAGGAGTCTTTAGAGTTCCCTTACCCCGGGTCTAGTGATATTTTGCATTTGGAGAGAACGGTGGAAGCCCTGCTGTCCAGAAAAGATGACGAGCAATTAATTAAAGAGTTGTTTGACCTGGAGGACCAGTTGGATGAATGGTTTGACCAGCTGGAAGACCTGAAGTCGTTTTACCTCGGCAAGGCCATTGAGCACTTTGACGGAGCTGTGAAGGCGCTCCGGCAAAGAAAGACAGATTTGCAAAGCGCCGTTGGAAATATTGAACTACAAACGATCAAGCACGAAATTGAGACTATCTTGCGTCATAAAGAACCCTACAAGCAGATCAGCCAATTGCCCATTTTACTACAGCGGCTGAATGACGGCCTGCGGCAGGTACTGGATGAACAGCGGCGGACATACATGCCTGAATTGGAGAGCATCCAGTCAGTGGTGGCGGATATGACGGAGCAGTACAGCGCCGACCCCGAAATCGAATCTATTATCAAGCAAGGGCAAAATAACATTGACCAGCAAATTCGCCAGTACCGGGAGACCGACAGCATTACCCAGCTTATCGCCGTGCCCACCCTGGCCAAGAACGCGCTGGAGCAGATAAAATCGCAGATCCAGTATACTTTGCAAAAACGAAAGCCGAAGCCCTCTGCCGGCGATACTCCCGTTAAAAGTAAAAAGGTGTTGTCCGGCCTAGACCTGCTGACTCTTGCTCTAACCGCGCCGGTAGTAGAAATAGAAAATGAAGAGGAACTAAACAAGGTGATTGAAGGTCTGCGTAATCAATTGCGTCAACTGATGAAAGACAATATCCTTGTCCTGCGCAGATAG